A single window of Danio rerio strain Tuebingen ecotype United States chromosome 15, GRCz12tu, whole genome shotgun sequence DNA harbors:
- the ap1s3a gene encoding AP-1 complex subunit sigma-3a isoform X1, whose product MWTVPPSGKQMRFLLLFSRQGKLRLQKWFTVLSDRDKRKIIRDLTQMVLSRPPKACNFLPWRDLKIVYRRYASLYFCCGLEQDDNELLTLDILHRYVELLDQYFGNVCELDIIFNFEKAYFILDEFVIGGEVQETSKASVAKSIEEAESLQETMEEYLSKPTY is encoded by the exons ATGTGGACTGTACCACCTTCAGGAAAACAG ATGCGCTTCCTTCTGCTGTTCAGTCGTCAGGGAAAGCTGCGGCTGCAGAAGTGGTTCACGGTGCTCAGCGATCGGGACAAGAGGAAGATCATTCGAGACCTCACGCAGATGGTGCTGTCCCGCCCGCCCAAAGCCTGCAACTTCCTGCCTTGGAGAGACCTGAAGATCGTCTACCGCAG GTACGCCAGTCTGTATTTCTGCTGTGGTTTAGAGCAAGATGACAATGAGCTGCTCACGCTGGATATTCTGCACAGATACGTGGAGCTGCTGGACCAGTACTTTGGCAAT GTGTGTGAATTAGACATCATTTTTAACTTCGAGAAGGCTTATTTTATCCTGGATGAGTTTGTCATTGGTGGAGAAGTGCAGGAAACATCCAAAGCGTCTGTGGCCAAATCAATAGAGGAGGCCGAATCACTTCAGGAG ACAATGGAGGAGTATTTAAGCAAACCCACTTACTGA
- the ap1s3a gene encoding AP-1 complex subunit sigma-3a (The RefSeq protein has 1 substitution compared to this genomic sequence) translates to MMRFLLLFSRQGKLRLQKWFTVLSDRDKRKIIRDLTQMVLSRPPKACNFLPWRDLKIVYRRYASLYFCCGLEQDDNELLTLDILHRYVELLDQYFGNVCELDIIFNFEKAYFILDEFVIGGEVQETSKASVAKSIEEAESLQETMEEYLSKRTY, encoded by the exons ATG ATGCGCTTCCTTCTGCTGTTCAGTCGTCAGGGAAAGCTGCGGCTGCAGAAGTGGTTCACGGTGCTCAGCGATCGGGACAAGAGGAAGATCATTCGAGACCTCACGCAGATGGTGCTGTCCCGCCCGCCCAAAGCCTGCAACTTCCTGCCTTGGAGAGACCTGAAGATCGTCTACCGCAG GTACGCCAGTCTGTATTTCTGCTGTGGTTTAGAGCAAGATGACAATGAGCTGCTCACGCTGGATATTCTGCACAGATACGTGGAGCTGCTGGACCAGTACTTTGGCAAT GTGTGTGAATTAGACATCATTTTTAACTTCGAGAAGGCTTATTTTATCCTGGATGAGTTTGTCATTGGTGGAGAAGTGCAGGAAACATCCAAAGCGTCTGTGGCCAAATCAATAGAGGAGGCCGAATCACTTCAGGAG ACAATGGAGGAGTATTTAAGCAAACCCACTTACTGA
- the ap1s3a gene encoding AP-1 complex subunit sigma-3a isoform X3 — protein sequence MMRFLLLFSRQGKLRLQKWFTVLSDRDKRKIIRDLTQMVLSRPPKACNFLPWRDLKIVYRRYASLYFCCGLEQDDNELLTLDILHRYVELLDQYFGNVCELDIIFNFEKAYFILDEFVIGGEVQETSKASVAKSIEEAESLQEVRQ from the exons ATG ATGCGCTTCCTTCTGCTGTTCAGTCGTCAGGGAAAGCTGCGGCTGCAGAAGTGGTTCACGGTGCTCAGCGATCGGGACAAGAGGAAGATCATTCGAGACCTCACGCAGATGGTGCTGTCCCGCCCGCCCAAAGCCTGCAACTTCCTGCCTTGGAGAGACCTGAAGATCGTCTACCGCAG GTACGCCAGTCTGTATTTCTGCTGTGGTTTAGAGCAAGATGACAATGAGCTGCTCACGCTGGATATTCTGCACAGATACGTGGAGCTGCTGGACCAGTACTTTGGCAAT GTGTGTGAATTAGACATCATTTTTAACTTCGAGAAGGCTTATTTTATCCTGGATGAGTTTGTCATTGGTGGAGAAGTGCAGGAAACATCCAAAGCGTCTGTGGCCAAATCAATAGAGGAGGCCGAATCACTTCAGGAGGTCAGACAATGA
- the ap1s3a gene encoding AP-1 complex subunit sigma-3a isoform X2 has product MWTVPPSGKQMRFLLLFSRQGKLRLQKWFTVLSDRDKRKIIRDLTQMVLSRPPKACNFLPWRDLKIVYRRYASLYFCCGLEQDDNELLTLDILHRYVELLDQYFGNVCELDIIFNFEKAYFILDEFVIGGEVQETSKASVAKSIEEAESLQEVRQ; this is encoded by the exons ATGTGGACTGTACCACCTTCAGGAAAACAG ATGCGCTTCCTTCTGCTGTTCAGTCGTCAGGGAAAGCTGCGGCTGCAGAAGTGGTTCACGGTGCTCAGCGATCGGGACAAGAGGAAGATCATTCGAGACCTCACGCAGATGGTGCTGTCCCGCCCGCCCAAAGCCTGCAACTTCCTGCCTTGGAGAGACCTGAAGATCGTCTACCGCAG GTACGCCAGTCTGTATTTCTGCTGTGGTTTAGAGCAAGATGACAATGAGCTGCTCACGCTGGATATTCTGCACAGATACGTGGAGCTGCTGGACCAGTACTTTGGCAAT GTGTGTGAATTAGACATCATTTTTAACTTCGAGAAGGCTTATTTTATCCTGGATGAGTTTGTCATTGGTGGAGAAGTGCAGGAAACATCCAAAGCGTCTGTGGCCAAATCAATAGAGGAGGCCGAATCACTTCAGGAGGTCAGACAATGA
- the dhrs12la gene encoding DHRS-12_like_SDR_c-like domain-containing protein isoform X2, with amino-acid sequence MHIRWCTKKIEGRHRGAPVAWLCRSAWTHVTPVPVKSTGEVPRAQRATGAAARGRIMSLYRNSAWFLKGLTEFTKGAFLSASKNFVEKDLETSMAGRSFMITGANSGIGKAAAMAIAKKGGTVHMVCRNKDKAEEARAEIVKESGNKEIYVHILDLSETKKVWEFVESFKKKYKTLNVLINNAGCMMTKREVNGEGLEKSFASNSLAVFIFIKSLIPLLEKSPDPRVITVSSGGMLVQKLRTGNLQSQRGRYDGTMVYAQNKRQQVVMTEQFAKAHPSIHFSVMHPGWVDTPTIANAMPDFHSSMKERLRTPEQGADTVVWLAVSEAAAKNPSGRFYQDRKMVSAHLPLAWTHSSQLEDQKFMSVMEDLAKGFQPH; translated from the exons ATGCATATTCGGTGGTGTACTAAAAAAATAG AGGGCAGGCACCGAGGAGCTCCGGTGGCGTGGCTCTGCCGCTCTGCGTGGACTCATGTGACCCCGGTGCCCGTTAAAAGTACCGGCGAGGTGCCACGAGCTCAGCGGGCAACCGGAGCGGCAGCGCGGGGGAGAATCATGTCTCTGTACCGGAACTCAGCATGGTTCCTCAAAGGACTCACCGAATTCACCAA GGGGGCGTTTCTGTCGGCGTCTAAAAACTTTGTAGAGAAAGACCTGGAGACGTCGATGGCGGGCCGATCCTTCATGATCACCGGAGCCAACAGCGGCATTGGGAAAGCAGCCGCCATGGCCATCGCCAAGAAAG GTGGTACAGTCCACATGGTCTGCAGGAACAAAGACAAGGCAGAGGAAGCCCGAGCCGAGATCGTCAAAGAGTCTGGAAACAAA GAGATCTATGTGCATATTCTGGATCTGTCCGAGACCAAGAAGGTGTGGGAGTTTGTAGAGTCTTTTAAGAAAAAGTACAAAACCCTCAACGTCCTG ATCAATAATGCCGGCTGTATGATGACTAAAAGAGAAGTGAATGGTGAAGGTTTGGAGAAAAGCTTCGCTAGCAACTCTCTGG CGGTGTTCATCTTCATCAAGAGTCTGATTCCTCTGCTGGAGAAGAGTCCTGACCCACGTGTG ATCACCGTCTCCTCTGGCGGAATGCTGGTGCAGAAACTGCGCACTGGAAACCTGCAGTCGCAGAGAGGCAGATACGACGGCACTATGGTGTACGCGCAGAACAAG AGGCAGCAGGTGGTGATGACGGAGCAGTTCGCTAAAGCTCATCCCAGCATCCACTTCTCTGTCATGCACCCTGGATGGGTCGACACGCCGa CTATTGCGAATGCGATGCCTGATTTCCACAGCTCAATGAAGGAGCGTTTGAGGACACCAGAGCAAGGAGCAGATACAGTGGTGTGGCTCGCCGTGTCTGAAGCGGCTGCCAAAAACCCCAGCGGACGCTTCTATCAGG ATCGGAAGATGGTGTCGGCTCATCTTCCTCTGGCTTGGACACACAGCTCACAGCTGGAAGATCAGAAATTCATGAGCGTCATGGAGGATCTGGCCAAGGGCTTCCAACCTCACTAA
- the dhrs12la gene encoding DHRS-12_like_SDR_c-like domain-containing protein isoform X1, producing MFINKSKSLIKKEGRHRGAPVAWLCRSAWTHVTPVPVKSTGEVPRAQRATGAAARGRIMSLYRNSAWFLKGLTEFTKGAFLSASKNFVEKDLETSMAGRSFMITGANSGIGKAAAMAIAKKGGTVHMVCRNKDKAEEARAEIVKESGNKEIYVHILDLSETKKVWEFVESFKKKYKTLNVLINNAGCMMTKREVNGEGLEKSFASNSLAVFIFIKSLIPLLEKSPDPRVITVSSGGMLVQKLRTGNLQSQRGRYDGTMVYAQNKRQQVVMTEQFAKAHPSIHFSVMHPGWVDTPTIANAMPDFHSSMKERLRTPEQGADTVVWLAVSEAAAKNPSGRFYQDRKMVSAHLPLAWTHSSQLEDQKFMSVMEDLAKGFQPH from the exons ATGTTCATCAACAAATCTAAATCATTGATTAAAAAAG AGGGCAGGCACCGAGGAGCTCCGGTGGCGTGGCTCTGCCGCTCTGCGTGGACTCATGTGACCCCGGTGCCCGTTAAAAGTACCGGCGAGGTGCCACGAGCTCAGCGGGCAACCGGAGCGGCAGCGCGGGGGAGAATCATGTCTCTGTACCGGAACTCAGCATGGTTCCTCAAAGGACTCACCGAATTCACCAA GGGGGCGTTTCTGTCGGCGTCTAAAAACTTTGTAGAGAAAGACCTGGAGACGTCGATGGCGGGCCGATCCTTCATGATCACCGGAGCCAACAGCGGCATTGGGAAAGCAGCCGCCATGGCCATCGCCAAGAAAG GTGGTACAGTCCACATGGTCTGCAGGAACAAAGACAAGGCAGAGGAAGCCCGAGCCGAGATCGTCAAAGAGTCTGGAAACAAA GAGATCTATGTGCATATTCTGGATCTGTCCGAGACCAAGAAGGTGTGGGAGTTTGTAGAGTCTTTTAAGAAAAAGTACAAAACCCTCAACGTCCTG ATCAATAATGCCGGCTGTATGATGACTAAAAGAGAAGTGAATGGTGAAGGTTTGGAGAAAAGCTTCGCTAGCAACTCTCTGG CGGTGTTCATCTTCATCAAGAGTCTGATTCCTCTGCTGGAGAAGAGTCCTGACCCACGTGTG ATCACCGTCTCCTCTGGCGGAATGCTGGTGCAGAAACTGCGCACTGGAAACCTGCAGTCGCAGAGAGGCAGATACGACGGCACTATGGTGTACGCGCAGAACAAG AGGCAGCAGGTGGTGATGACGGAGCAGTTCGCTAAAGCTCATCCCAGCATCCACTTCTCTGTCATGCACCCTGGATGGGTCGACACGCCGa CTATTGCGAATGCGATGCCTGATTTCCACAGCTCAATGAAGGAGCGTTTGAGGACACCAGAGCAAGGAGCAGATACAGTGGTGTGGCTCGCCGTGTCTGAAGCGGCTGCCAAAAACCCCAGCGGACGCTTCTATCAGG ATCGGAAGATGGTGTCGGCTCATCTTCCTCTGGCTTGGACACACAGCTCACAGCTGGAAGATCAGAAATTCATGAGCGTCATGGAGGATCTGGCCAAGGGCTTCCAACCTCACTAA
- the dhrs12la gene encoding DHRS-12_like_SDR_c-like domain-containing protein (The RefSeq protein has 1 substitution compared to this genomic sequence), which translates to MSLYRNSAWFLKGLTEFTKGAFLSASKNFVEKDLETSMAGRSFMITGANSGIGKAAAMAIAKKGGTVHMVCRNKDKAEEARAEIVKESGNKEIYVHILDLSETKKVWEFVESFKKKYKTLNVLINNAGCMMTKREVNGEGLEKSFASNSLAVFIFIKSLIPLLEKSPDPRVITVSSGGMLVQKLRTGNLQSQRGRYDGTMVYAQNKRQQVVMTEQFAKAHPSIHFSVMHPGWVDTPTIANAMPDFHSSMKERLRTTEQGADTVVWLAVSEAAAKNPSGRFYQDRKMVSAHLPLAWTHSSQLEDQKFMSVMEDLAKGFQPH; encoded by the exons ATGTCTCTGTACCGGAACTCAGCATGGTTCCTCAAAGGACTCACCGAATTCACCAA GGGGGCGTTTCTGTCGGCGTCTAAAAACTTTGTAGAGAAAGACCTGGAGACGTCGATGGCGGGCCGATCCTTCATGATCACCGGAGCCAACAGCGGCATTGGGAAAGCAGCCGCCATGGCCATCGCCAAGAAAG GTGGTACAGTCCACATGGTCTGCAGGAACAAAGACAAGGCAGAGGAAGCCCGAGCCGAGATCGTCAAAGAGTCTGGAAACAAA GAGATCTATGTGCATATTCTGGATCTGTCCGAGACCAAGAAGGTGTGGGAGTTTGTAGAGTCTTTTAAGAAAAAGTACAAAACCCTCAACGTCCTG ATCAATAATGCCGGCTGTATGATGACTAAAAGAGAAGTGAATGGTGAAGGTTTGGAGAAAAGCTTCGCTAGCAACTCTCTGG CGGTGTTCATCTTCATCAAGAGTCTGATTCCTCTGCTGGAGAAGAGTCCTGACCCACGTGTG ATCACCGTCTCCTCTGGCGGAATGCTGGTGCAGAAACTGCGCACTGGAAACCTGCAGTCGCAGAGAGGCAGATACGACGGCACTATGGTGTACGCGCAGAACAAG AGGCAGCAGGTGGTGATGACGGAGCAGTTCGCTAAAGCTCATCCCAGCATCCACTTCTCTGTCATGCACCCTGGATGGGTCGACACGCCGa CTATTGCGAATGCGATGCCTGATTTCCACAGCTCAATGAAGGAGCGTTTGAGGACACCAGAGCAAGGAGCAGATACAGTGGTGTGGCTCGCCGTGTCTGAAGCGGCTGCCAAAAACCCCAGCGGACGCTTCTATCAGG ATCGGAAGATGGTGTCGGCTCATCTTCCTCTGGCTTGGACACACAGCTCACAGCTGGAAGATCAGAAATTCATGAGCGTCATGGAGGATCTGGCCAAGGGCTTCCAACCTCACTAA